One Theropithecus gelada isolate Dixy chromosome 3, Tgel_1.0, whole genome shotgun sequence genomic window carries:
- the LOC112621638 gene encoding LOW QUALITY PROTEIN: ubiquitin carboxyl-terminal hydrolase 22-like (The sequence of the model RefSeq protein was modified relative to this genomic sequence to represent the inferred CDS: substituted 2 bases at 2 genomic stop codons) — translation MALPDATNRKTCCPPGAPADEDSSRASCGVAFCTQGTVTPSEDNRKKANNPKHCSCVIDQIFTGGLQLDVTCQVCHSVSTTIDPFWDISLHLPSCSTPFWPLSPGSKGSMVNKESHVSGSHHNHGLPRRFTRPEYLGSSAKIKHSDCRNYQESTAQLNVKKLPIVACSYLKTXCEHSAKLXRKIATYMFFPLELDMAPFMASSKESRMNGQSQQPMDSLNNNNTFSLFADINHQRTLESGHHTSFIPQHKDQWFKCDDAIITKASIKDLLDSKGDQGDPSCQELPEAFALHIQSNMDALLRGFIWKALWYTGQPSGQQGGCGLDPRDP, via the exons ATGGCACTTCCAGATGCAACTAACAGGAAGACATGCTGTCCCCCGGGGGCTCCAGCTGATGAGGACAGTTCCAGAGCATCCTGCGGTGTCGCATTCTGCACTCAGGGCACCGTGACACCTA GTGAGGACAACAGGAAGAAGGCCAACAACCCCAAACACTGCAGCTGCGTCATAGATCAGATCTTCACTGGTGGGCTGCAGTTGGACGTCACCTGCCAAGTCTGCCA CAGTGTCTCCACTACCATAGATCCCTTCTGGGACATCAGCTTGCATCTGCCCAGCTGTTCCACCCCATTCTGGCCCCTGAGCCCAGGGAGCAAGGGCAGCATGGTGAACAAGGAAAGCCACGTGTCTGGGAGCCACCACAATCATGGACTGCCTCGAAG ATTCACCAGACCAGAGTACTTGGGCAGCAGTGCCAAGATCAAGCACAGTGATTGCCGTAACTACCAGGAGTCCACGGCTCAGCTCAACGTGAAGAAACTGCCCATCGTAGCCTGTTCCTATCTCAAAACA TGATGTGAACACTCAGCCAAGCTGTGACGGAAGATCGCCACATACATGTTCTTTCCCCTGGAGCTGGACATGGCCCCTTTCATGGCCTCCAG CAAAGAGAGCAGGATGAATGGACAGTCCCAGCAGCCCATGGACAGTCTCAATAACAACAA TACGTTTTCCTTATTTGCTGACATTAACCATCAAAGGACCTTGGAGAGCGGCCACCACACCAGCTTTATCCCGCAGCACAAAGACCAGTGGTTCAAGTGTGACGATGCCATTATCACCAAGGCCAGCATCAAAGACTTGCTGGACAGCAAAGG GGATCAAGGGGACCCCAGCTGTCAGGAACTCCCTGAGGCCTTTGCACTTCACATTCAGAGCAACATGGACGCCCTCTTGAGAGGTTTCATCTGGAAGGCTCTGTGGTATACTGGACAGCCTTCAGGGCAACAAGGTGGATGTGGACTGGACCCCCGTGATCCTTGA